The Podarcis muralis chromosome 8, rPodMur119.hap1.1, whole genome shotgun sequence genomic sequence CTAACTGGTGTACAGCACAGGAAATTATTCACCTTTTTCTCTGATTCTTTTTCTTCCACCAGATTAGGAATATCTTGGGAAGCAGAAGGAGTGGTCTGGTTCAGATTGAGGTTTGGGTCCCCCACAGAAAAAACAGGAATGAGGGGCCTGAGGAATCTGAACTCGCTGCTCAAGGACCCCCCGGTTAAGCACACATCGTAGTGGTAACTCCTGGAAAGCGACCCGCTCTGAGAATCGCCACCGTTCTCTGGGATGTCGGGTCTGGCAGGTGGGAAGTGAGGAGGGGCAGCGATAAAACTTTCCCTGGGATCCCTCCTGCAGATCTTGATGGCAGCAAAGGAAACAATGCAAACGAGGAACACAAAGGAGACTGCAGCCAGGCAGATCACCAAGTAAAAGGTCAAGGTCCCATCTTCTTCGTGCTCCTCTTTACTGACCTCCACAGCCTTCATATAAGGATCCGAAAAGCCACCCACAGGAAGGACATGGAGCATGGCAGTGCTGCTCTGGGGAGGGAGCCCGTTGTCCCTGACCACTATCAGGAGCCTCTGCTTGCTGGTGTCTCGCTCGCTCAGGGCTCTCCTGGTTCTCACTTCCCCATTCTGGGCTCCTAGGCTGAAAAGACCAGGGTCTGTGGCCTTCAGCAGCTCATAGGAAAGCCACGAGTTCTGGCCAGAATCTCCATCCACAGCCACCACCTTGGTGACCAGGTAGCCGGCCTCCACCGACTTGGGCACCAGCTCATTGCAGGGGGATGTGCTGTTCTGAAGAGGGTAGAGGAAGAAGGGAGCGTTGTCGTTTTCGTCTATGATAATGACTCGGACAGTAACTTCTGAGCTGAGGGGAGGAGACCCTCCATCTGTAGCCCTCACCGTCACCTTGAAATCTTTGATCTGCTCGTAATCCAGGGATCGAAGGGCATACAGATTTCCGCTTTCAGAGTTGACTGAGATGTAAGAGGCCACAAGGCCATCAGTGACCTTCCCAGGCAAAAGTGAGTAGGTGACCTTGGCATTCTTCTCAGTGTCCAGATCAGCAGCACGGACTGAGCCAATGAGCAGTCCTGGAATATTGTTTTCCCGTATCTGCATTTCACATGAAGACTTTTCAAATACTGGAGGGTTGTCATTGACATCTGAGATCTGAACATTAATAATTCTTGTTGAAGTGAGCCTGGGGGAGCCCTGGTCAACGGCTGTGATGGTGATATTATACTCTGAGACCTTCTCTCTGTCCAGGGGACTTTGGACCACAAGCTGATAATAGTTATCCATTGTGGGTTTTAAGACAAAGGGAAGATTTGTCTCCACAGAGCACATGGTTCTGCCGTTGTCTCCGGAGTCTCGGTCTGTGACACTGAAGAGAGCCACAAGTGTCTCCAGGGGAGAATCCTCTGCCAAAGGACTAGTGATGGATATGACGGACACTTCAGGGACATTGTCATTCACATCCTCAATCTCTACCAGAACCTTGCAGTGCCCTGAAAGGCCCCCTCCATCTGTTGCTCTGATGCTCATGCCATAGCTGGTTTCTTTTTCATAATCAACTTGACCTAAAACAGTGATTTCCCCAGTGATTTCATTTAGGTGGAACAAATTGTATATTTTTTTAGGCATCCGGTGGAATGAGTAGGTGATCTGTTCATTTGAACCAAAATCCAAATCTGTAGCTTCCACTTTGGAGACCAGAGTGCCCTGTGGGCTGTTTTCCTTTAACTTTACTTTATATTCAGAATGAGTAAACTGTGGGGAATTATCATTGATGTCAAGAACATCAATATTTATTTTAACTGTGCCTGTTCTTTGTGGCTCCCCTCCATCCACAGCTGTGAGAGTCAGACCAAAGTGTGAGTCCTTCTCCCTGTCCAGTGGCTTCTCCAGGACGAGATCCACATACTTGTTTCCATCCTCTTCACTTTTAACATCGAGGCGGAAATGCTCATTGGGACTGAGTGTGTAGTTTTGGATGTTATTTCTACCCAGGTCCTCATCTTGGGCAGATTCCAATGGGAAATGTGTATTTGGAGAGACATTTTCAGGAATTTCCAGATCAAATTCCTTTGTAGAGAATTTGGGGACATTATCATTCACATCTTCTATCTTGACTACAATACTGTGGAGCTCTAATGGGTTTTCCAGCACAATTTGTGAGAGAAGTAAGCAGGGATCAGTTTGCCCACATAAAGCTTCTCGGTCTATTTTTTCGCTTATCAGCAGATCCCCAGAGTGGGTATCAAGGTGGAAGTATTGCTTAGCACTTTTGGACACTAGCTGGGCTCTGCGAGCAGAGAGCTCTCCTTTTCCCAATTTCAAATCCTGCAGCACATTAGCCACCgaagacccagttttcttttcttcaggCACAGAATAATGACTTGAAACACACAATGCTCCagggaaacaaaggaaaagaaaaagatacaGACCTTGTTTTCTCCTGAAGGAGTCTCCCATGGTTCAAGGTTTGCCTCTTCAATTTCTGGCCAATATATACACTTTCTGACTCTCATCCACTGACCATCTCTGCTGTTGGGGAAGTAAATTTGGTGCTGCAGTGCTGATGGCTTTGCTGTACTGAATATTATATATTTTCTCACAGACCGTCTTCTTAGCTGCCTTCTTGTTTCAAATATTCCTGTGATCTTCCGGAGGGATTtttcacaaaacaaaatcctGAGTTCCAATCAATGCATATGCCTCTGCtgccaccatgtggctgaataaTTAAAAAAGGTAGCTATACAGCAGTTCAAAGGTGCAGGTTAGATGTAATTCCAAGGGTGATGTTAGGAACCCCATTCTAATGGCATGTgtatacccaccaacatttctccaatgaaagtagggtcatcctaaggaaaagtgggacattctgagatcaaatcagaaaccaggatggtttctctaaatcagggctgtaagatagggaaacttggagggtctgcatgtgGGGTAACATAGAGATGTTTTCTAGCccctttgttttttaatatttatttgaaTGATCTCTTTCCTGAACTATATGCTCAAGTGTACCACTTCTCTGTATTGACTGGTACAGAAATGTCATTGGTTCTATATACAGATCATGTcactgtggagatggcagtaatGAATCAGTggtgcccttctggcttgcactctctTTTATGAAGACTTGAGAGACgaggttatcacccctcttttattgtccattccgggtcacccagccactgccacagtgtcctttctcttggcagatcaagatgagcaggtgacagcaaaagttgcaaggtttttagctggggcaattggaataagatccactatttgactactgattcaaaaccctaaaatgtattttatataattgtctttttatttctattctatgtatacggtattgttgttttgttgtgatggccgatggctgatgcaaataaagattcattcattcattcatatacagATCATGCTGTACTACCCTTCACAACTTTAGGTTAATCTGAAAAGATTGAAGTCTAAATTCTCAAGCTACTGCAAGACAGAACAGTTGGCAGTCAACTATGATAAAACAAAAAGTGATTATTTTTCCAAAGAAAAATATAAATGAGCCATCAGTAAGCATGTAATAGTGCAAGTCAATAATTTTAAATACTGGAATTACTTTTTGGTCCATTGTGTCCCGGTCGCATCAGATACAAAACactgtattgtctgcactgaataGTCTTGCTGCACTACTGAGGTTATACTATAGAAAAGGCAGTCGTCATACAGCTTCAGTTTTGAAGGTGTACAAAGCCAAAGTGTTTACCTAGATTATGTATGGAGTTCAAGATTGAATGCTGGGGATAAATGAATCCTTAGACAACACAAACCACTTTTTTGAGAAACCAAGAAATACTTTTCTGTGTTCCAAGATGTGTCTCCAATGTAGTCTTACAACCGAAGCAGGTATTTGTTCTTAGAAAACAATAGAAATCAGTTCCTAGCTTTGCCTATATTTATCTTGACCTCAGCAGGTGTGGGCTACCTATCCCTGGCTTTGTCTGATAAATTCTTCTGTTTttggctaacaacaacaacaatggtgttAAAACCACTGCCTATTCACTACCCCATCTGCTGCCACTTGGGTTAACACAGACTTCAAGATCTTAACTTGCAAAATTCATTAGCCCTGACAAAAGGAGTTTGCATACCACTTTACCTTAGTCTGCAACCAATACCCCTAGATACAAAAGGTGATTTCCAATGGCTAGGTTCAGTGCTTTGGTATCAACAGTTATATCTCTGACTTGTATAAGTCAGCTTACAAGGCTGCTTTGGTACTTGAGAGTTTGCTCTTGCAAAAATGGTTCAGTCAAAACATCTGCTCATGTTCTCCTATACTGCATTTTATAGGGATATAAGATCCCAGTTTATCTCACCAACACTTTCTCTACATTTGGGAAATGCAGAGGAATTCTATATATCAGTTTTAATGGTAGACTCCAACCCTAAGAAGAGAGGAAAATATAGCCAAGTTCCTTGTTGTAGCAATAAAAGCTAGGCCACAATTAGTAAAAGGAAGATGAGTTCTTCTGAGTCAGATTGGTCTATATTTATTAGCTATTTCTGTTCAGGGATTTTGTTATTCCCTTATTTTAAAGTGCACTGTTTGTTTGCCTTTCTTACTGCTGTGGTTGTTTTTCACCCTATGGTTGTCTTGCAAATGAACAGTTTATGAAGCTCTTCTACCTTTACTTCTGATTTAGGAATGAGAGCTGCCGTCCTCAAAGCCACAAATACAAAGAAAAGGGGTGTCCAAAAGGCACTTTTCATTTTACACTCTATTTTATATTTATGGTCTGCAGACTGAAACTCGAATAAGCCTCCCCACCAATTCTGTATTCTTCGAATGGATACTCATTGAATGatatatgttaagttgtgggtgaacttatcagacaacacagcgattcttcaaacagctcttgtttattcacaggccaggacagaactgagctgaagggttcagtcagcctgcttatatagagctccagtacagcgtaactgtaacaattttctaaaactatccaatcactgaacgccatttttgatcccttatttgcataactatctacagtatccccctgctggcccagggtgagtacTTCAGTAGATAACAATATACCTAACAGAAAAGGCTTTGCTTTACTGGTATTCTGTTCATAGCAGATTATTTTGCTACAAGGAAAGTACCCAGGAAATGTTTGGGGGAATTATGATAATATACCCATAAAGATGAAGGCTTGCTT encodes the following:
- the LOC114601125 gene encoding protocadherin beta-16-like, whose product is MGDSFRRKQGLYLFLFLCFPGALCVSSHYSVPEEKKTGSSVANVLQDLKLGKGELSARRAQLVSKSAKQYFHLDTHSGDLLISEKIDREALCGQTDPCLLLSQIVLENPLELHSIVVKIEDVNDNVPKFSTKEFDLEIPENVSPNTHFPLESAQDEDLGRNNIQNYTLSPNEHFRLDVKSEEDGNKYVDLVLEKPLDREKDSHFGLTLTAVDGGEPQRTGTVKINIDVLDINDNSPQFTHSEYKVKLKENSPQGTLVSKVEATDLDFGSNEQITYSFHRMPKKIYNLFHLNEITGEITVLGQVDYEKETSYGMSIRATDGGGLSGHCKVLVEIEDVNDNVPEVSVISITSPLAEDSPLETLVALFSVTDRDSGDNGRTMCSVETNLPFVLKPTMDNYYQLVVQSPLDREKVSEYNITITAVDQGSPRLTSTRIINVQISDVNDNPPVFEKSSCEMQIRENNIPGLLIGSVRAADLDTEKNAKVTYSLLPGKVTDGLVASYISVNSESGNLYALRSLDYEQIKDFKVTVRATDGGSPPLSSEVTVRVIIIDENDNAPFFLYPLQNSTSPCNELVPKSVEAGYLVTKVVAVDGDSGQNSWLSYELLKATDPGLFSLGAQNGEVRTRRALSERDTSKQRLLIVVRDNGLPPQSSTAMLHVLPVGGFSDPYMKAVEVSKEEHEEDGTLTFYLVICLAAVSFVFLVCIVSFAAIKICRRDPRESFIAAPPHFPPARPDIPENGGDSQSGSLSRSYHYDVCLTGGSLSSEFRFLRPLIPVFSVGDPNLNLNQTTPSASQDIPNLVEEKESEKKVNNFLCCTPVSFFAW